The following are from one region of the Polaribacter marinaquae genome:
- the dprA gene encoding DNA-processing protein DprA has protein sequence MKEEKLLAILRLQKSKAVGDILAKKLIVNVGDVSQIFKEKPQNLAKINGIGKNVLNHLFDKENLEKALDELQYIKKNNIKYSYFLDEDYPENLQHCIDSPILLFKDGAIDFSNKKMISIVGTRNMSSYGRDFCNTLIKDLATYNPVIVSGFAYGVDICAHKAAIENNLQTIAVLAHGFDQIYPKVHKKYINDVNKKGGFLTEFWHDEAPLRENFLKRNRIVAGISKATIIIESAAKGGSLVTADIANSYNKDVFAVPGRTTDLYSKGCNHLIKSNNAFLLNSAEDIVKILNWDIQEKPKTIQKQLFVELDENEQKIYDLLHAKGQQLLDVIALECNIPTYQLSSILLQLELKGVTKPLPGKMFELS, from the coding sequence TTGAAAGAAGAAAAATTGCTTGCAATCTTAAGATTGCAAAAAAGTAAAGCTGTGGGCGATATTTTAGCTAAGAAACTAATTGTAAATGTGGGAGATGTCTCCCAAATTTTTAAGGAAAAACCACAAAATTTAGCTAAAATAAACGGAATTGGTAAAAATGTACTAAACCATCTTTTTGATAAAGAAAACTTAGAAAAAGCATTAGACGAACTACAATACATCAAAAAAAATAACATAAAATATTCTTATTTTTTGGATGAAGATTATCCAGAGAACCTTCAACATTGTATCGATTCACCAATTCTACTTTTTAAAGACGGTGCCATCGATTTTTCTAATAAAAAAATGATTTCTATTGTTGGTACAAGAAATATGAGTTCTTATGGTAGAGACTTTTGTAATACCTTGATAAAAGATTTGGCTACTTACAATCCTGTAATAGTTAGTGGTTTTGCTTATGGTGTAGATATTTGTGCGCACAAAGCAGCAATAGAAAATAACCTGCAAACCATTGCGGTTTTAGCGCATGGGTTTGATCAAATTTATCCGAAAGTACATAAAAAGTATATAAATGATGTAAATAAAAAAGGTGGTTTTTTAACTGAGTTTTGGCATGACGAAGCACCGTTAAGAGAAAATTTTTTAAAAAGAAATAGAATTGTTGCGGGTATTTCTAAAGCAACTATAATTATAGAATCTGCAGCAAAAGGAGGTTCTTTAGTAACTGCAGATATTGCTAATTCTTATAATAAAGATGTTTTTGCTGTACCTGGTAGAACTACAGATTTGTATAGTAAAGGATGCAACCATTTAATTAAAAGTAACAATGCTTTTTTGTTAAACTCTGCAGAAGATATTGTAAAAATATTAAATTGGGATATTCAAGAAAAACCTAAAACAATACAGAAACAATTATTTGTAGAATTAGATGAAAATGAACAAAAAATATACGATTTATTACATGCCAAAGGACAACAATTATTAGATGTAATTGCATTAGAATGTAATATACCAACATATCAATTGTCGTCTATATTATTACAGTTAGAATTAAAAGGTGTTACAAAACCTTTACCCGGAAAGATGTTCGAATTGAGTTAA
- a CDS encoding mechanosensitive ion channel domain-containing protein: MEFLNHFKILESVIIVVIAFFLRLFITNSLKKIQTKFGFQNARILVTNKIITILIYITTIVVIAFIWGVDEKQLLIYISSFLTILGIAFFAQWSILSNITAGIILYINYPVKIGDTITILEKDNNITGEIRDIGAFFITLKTKDDEFLTVPNSIILQKNIKYK, from the coding sequence ATGGAGTTTTTAAATCATTTTAAGATTTTAGAATCTGTAATTATTGTAGTAATTGCCTTTTTTTTACGATTGTTTATAACAAATTCTCTAAAAAAAATTCAAACAAAATTCGGCTTTCAAAATGCAAGAATTCTTGTTACAAATAAGATTATAACAATTCTTATATACATAACCACAATTGTAGTAATTGCATTTATTTGGGGTGTAGATGAAAAGCAATTGTTAATTTATATTTCTTCATTTTTAACTATTTTAGGTATTGCGTTTTTTGCTCAATGGTCTATTTTATCTAACATAACTGCTGGTATAATTTTATATATTAATTACCCAGTTAAAATAGGAGACACAATAACCATTTTAGAAAAAGATAATAACATCACCGGAGAAATAAGAGATATTGGTGCCTTTTTTATCACTCTAAAAACTAAAGATGATGAATTTTTAACAGTACCAAACTCTATAATTCTTCAAAAAAATATAAAATACAAATAA
- a CDS encoding SPOR domain-containing protein, with protein sequence MNLANYINDLLYRYDCVIVPDFGGFVTNKIDAKLDESTNTFYPPSKQITFNSLLKHNDGLLANYIASSEQISFEKASTAISLSVIKWQTELQKNEISLNNLGVISLNENKQVIFEPTTNVNFLTSSFGLATVETSAVERYKQQVKPLIAVTRSTEKKGIPTFIKYAASAAILLTLGFAGFNGYQQNKQNEVIANQQKELEKKIQSATFVISNPLPTLELNVVKEIAKPYHVVAGAFQIPENAETKVKELIAKGFDAKIIGVNKWGLTQVTFNSYADKNDAINNLNKIKRTVSKDAWLLVKALK encoded by the coding sequence ATGAATTTAGCCAACTATATAAACGATTTATTATACAGATACGATTGCGTAATTGTACCAGATTTTGGAGGTTTTGTAACAAATAAAATTGATGCAAAACTAGATGAAAGCACAAACACTTTCTACCCGCCTTCTAAGCAAATTACGTTTAATAGTCTTTTAAAACATAATGATGGTTTATTGGCAAATTATATAGCTTCTAGCGAGCAAATCTCTTTTGAGAAAGCTTCTACAGCCATTTCTTTGTCTGTAATTAAATGGCAAACAGAACTTCAAAAAAACGAAATCTCGTTAAATAATTTAGGTGTTATTTCTCTTAATGAGAATAAGCAAGTTATTTTTGAACCAACAACAAATGTTAACTTTTTAACCTCTTCATTTGGGTTAGCTACCGTAGAAACTTCTGCAGTTGAAAGATACAAACAACAAGTTAAGCCTTTAATAGCTGTTACTCGTTCAACAGAGAAAAAAGGCATACCAACATTTATAAAATACGCTGCTTCTGCCGCTATTTTATTAACATTAGGTTTTGCTGGTTTTAATGGTTATCAACAAAATAAACAAAACGAGGTTATTGCAAATCAGCAAAAAGAATTAGAAAAAAAGATACAATCTGCAACTTTTGTAATTTCTAATCCGTTACCAACTTTAGAATTAAATGTGGTTAAAGAAATTGCTAAACCTTACCATGTGGTAGCTGGCGCTTTTCAAATACCAGAAAATGCAGAAACCAAAGTAAAAGAACTTATTGCAAAGGGTTTTGATGCTAAAATTATTGGTGTAAATAAATGGGGATTAACGCAAGTCACATTTAATAGTTATGCTGATAAAAATGACGCCATTAATAACCTTAACAAGATCAAAAGAACAGTTTCTAAAGACGCTTGGTTATTAGTTAAAGCCCTTAAATAA
- a CDS encoding acyl-CoA thioesterase, translated as MEAKSPKESLTILTDLVLPGETNYLDNLFGGELLARMDRACSIAARRHSRRIVVTASVNHVAFNKSVPVGSVVTVEAKVSRAFKSSMEVYVDVWIEDRQSRHRTKVNEGIYTFVAVDETGKPVQIAQIEPETDLEKERFEGALRRKQLSLVLAGRLTPNEATELKALFQ; from the coding sequence ATGGAAGCAAAATCACCTAAAGAATCTTTAACCATATTAACAGATTTAGTTTTACCAGGAGAAACTAATTATTTAGACAATCTTTTTGGAGGAGAATTACTAGCAAGAATGGATAGAGCCTGCAGTATTGCAGCAAGAAGACATTCTAGAAGAATTGTGGTTACAGCATCTGTAAACCATGTTGCATTTAACAAATCTGTACCTGTTGGTAGCGTTGTTACAGTTGAAGCTAAAGTATCTAGAGCCTTTAAATCTTCTATGGAAGTTTATGTTGATGTTTGGATAGAAGACAGACAATCTAGACATAGAACTAAAGTAAATGAAGGTATTTACACTTTTGTGGCTGTAGATGAAACAGGTAAACCAGTGCAAATAGCACAAATAGAACCAGAAACAGACTTAGAAAAAGAACGTTTTGAAGGCGCTCTAAGACGTAAACAATTAAGTTTAGTGTTAGCTGGTAGATTAACACCAAACGAAGCTACAGAACTTAAAGCATTATTTCAATAG